The following coding sequences are from one Panicum hallii strain FIL2 chromosome 5, PHallii_v3.1, whole genome shotgun sequence window:
- the LOC112893050 gene encoding ABC transporter B family member 20-like, producing MVSRGLFGWSPPHVQPLTPVSETSEPPESPSPYAADLGLGGDGAPPPDDDAQPPLDDADDDPDPPPAAVPFKRLFACADRLDWVLMAAGSLAAASHGVALVVYLHLFGRAINSLHGRHTHDLFHNINQHALYFLYIAIGVFFAGWIEVSCWILTGERQTAVIRSKYVQVLLNQDMSFFDTYGNNGDIVSQVLSDVLLIQSALSEKVGNYIHNMATFFGGLVIGLVNCWQIALLTLATGPFIVAAGGISNIFLHRLAENIQDAYGEAASIAEQAILYIRTLYSFTNETLAKYSYATSLQATLRYGILISLVQGLGLGFTYGLAICSCALQLWVGRFLISHGRANGGEVVVALFAIILSGLGLNQAATNFYSFEQGRIAAYRLYEMISRSTSTVNQDGRTLSSVQGNIEFRNVYFSYLSRPEIPILSGFYLTVPARKTVALVGRNGSGKSSIIPLMERFYDPTLGEVLLDGENIKNLKLEWLRSQIGLVTQEPALLSLSIRENIAYGRSATTDQIEEAAKTAHVHAFISSLETGYETQVGRAGLSLTEEQKIKLSIARAVLSNPSILLLDEVTGALDFEAEKAVQEALDILMLGRSTIIIARRLSLIRNADYIAVMEEGQLVEMGTHEELLNLDGLYAELLRCEEAAKLPKRTPIRNYKEPSSFQIERDSSASHSFQESSSPNMSKSPSLQKTHGFLTFRNSDANHNSHESPNIQSPPSEQMAEARLPMVASERAPSIKRQDSFEMKLPDLPKIDVPLHRQSSNTSDPESPISPLLTSDPKNERSHSKTFSRPLDIFDSFHAEDSKKPQTKAPSFWRLAELSLAEYFYALLGSAGAACFGSFNPLLAYTISLIVVAYYKIGVRDVHDEVNKYCSFIVGMGIITVLANFLQHFYFGIMGEKMTERVRRMMFSAILRNEVGWFDDEDNSADILSMRLANDATFVRAAFSNRLSIFIQDTSAIFVALLLGMLLQWRVALVALATLPILIISAVAQKMWLSGFSRGIQEMHRKASLVLEDAVRNIYTVVAFCAGNKIMELYRLQLGDILTKSFIHGMGIGFAFGFSQFLLFACNALLLWYTAAAVKDGHLSLVTALKEYIVFSFATFALVEPFGLAPYILKRRKSLTSVFEIIDRVPKIDPDDASGLKPPNVYGSIEFRNVDFCYPTRPEMTVLSNFSLRVNGGQTVAVVGVSGSGKSTIVSLIERFYDPTAGQVLLDGRDLKLFNLRWLRSHMGLVPQDPVIFSTTIRENIIYARHNATESEMKEAARIANAHHFISSLPHGYDTHVGMRGVDLTPGQKQRIAIARVVLKNAPILLLDEASSAIESESSRVVQEALDTLIMGNKTTVLIAHRAAMMKHVDNIVVLNGGRIVEQGSHDSLVQLNGLYVKLMQPHFSKGFRQRRLI from the exons ATGGTGTCGCGGGGGCTCTTCGGCTGGTCCCCGCCCCACGTCCAGCCGCTCACGCCCGTCTCCGAGACCTCCGAGCCGCCCGAGTCGCCCTCCCCCTACGCCGCCGACCTCGGCCTCGGAGGGGACGGCGCCCCGCCTCCCGACGACGACGCCCAACCGCCCCTCGACGATGCCGACGACGATCCCgacccgccgcccgccgccgtccccttcaAGCGCCTCTTCGCCTGCGCCGACCGCCTCGACTGGGTTCTCATGGCCGCCGGCAGCCTCGCAGCCGCTTCCCACGGGGTCGCGCTCGTCGTCTACCTCCACCTCTTCGGGAGGGCCATCAACTCGCTCCATGGCCGACACACGCACGACCTCTTCCACAACATCAACCAG CACGCCTTATACTTCCTCTATATAGCCATTGGCGTTTTCTTTGCTGGATGGATAG AGGTTTCATGCTGGATTTTGACTGGGGAAAGACAGACGGCAGTGATTAGATCCAAGTATGTTCAAGTCCTGTTGAACCAAGACATGAGTTTCTTTGATACCTACGGCAACAACGGTGATATTGTCAGTCAAGTACTGAGTGATGTCTTACTCATTCAGTCTGCTCTAAGTGAGAAG GTTGGAAACTACATTCACAACATGGCTACATTTTTTGGTGGTCTTGTCATTGGTTTGGTCAACTGCTGGCAAATAGCTTTATTGACATTAGCAACCGGACCCTTCATTGTTGCTGCAGGAGGAATATCAAACATATTTCTCCACAGGCTTGCAGAAAATATTCAGGATGCTTATGGCGAGGCAGCAAGCATTGCGGAACAG GCAATCTTGTACATTAGGACTTTGTACTCCTTCACAAATGAGACCCTTGCAAAATATTCTTATGCTACTTCACTTCAAGCAACATTGCGCTATGGAATACTCATAAGTTTGGTGCAAGGTCTTGGTCTTGGATTTACATATGGGCTTGCCATATGTTCTTGTGCCTTACAACTTTGGGTTGGGAGGTTCCTTATCTCACATGGAAGAGCTAATGGTGGTGAAGTTGTAGTAGCCCTGTTTGCTATCATCTTGAGTGGACT TGGACTTAATCAAGCAGCAACAAACTTCTATTCCTTTGAGCAAGGACGTATTGCTGCGTACAGACTATACGAAATGATCAGCCGTTCAACATCTACTGTAAACCAGGATGGCCGTACCTTATCATCAGTGCAAGGCAACATCGAGTTCCGCAATGTCTACTTCAGTTATCTGTCCCGCCCAGAAATCCCCATCTTAAGTGGATTCTACCTTACAGTACCTGCTAGAAAGACTGTTGCTCTAGTAGGAAGAAATGGTTCAGGAAAAAGCAGCATAATTCCTCTAATGGAACGCTTCTATGACCCAACCTTAG GTGAAGTGCTTTTGGATGGGGAGAATATCAAGAATTTGAAGCTAGAGTGGTTAAGAAGCCAAATTGGACTTGTGACTCAGGAACCAGCTTTGTTGAGCTTAAGCATTAGGGAAAATATTGCATACGGTAGATCTGCCACAACTGACCAAATTGAAGAGGCGGCCAAAACAGCTCATGTGCATGCTTTCATCAGTTCACTAGAAACAGGATATGAAACACAG GTTGGTCGGGCTGGCCTTTCCCTGACAGAAGAACAAAAGATAAAGCTTTCCATTGCTCGTGCTGTGCTCTCAAATCCATCAATTCTTCTACTGGATGAGGTTACTGGTGCTCTTGATTTCGAGGCTGAGAAAGCTGTTCAGGAAGCACTAGACATTTTAATGCTTGGGAGGTCTACCATCATCATAGCTCGGCGCCTGAGTCTTATCAGGAATGCTGATTATATAGCAGTAATGGAGGAAGGTCAACTTGTTGAGATGGGGACACATGAAGAATTGTTAAACCTTGATGGTCTTTATGCAGAACTTCTTAGGTGTGAAGAAGCAGCTAAACTTCCAAAGAG GACACCAATCAGAAACTACAAAGAGCCGAGTTCCTTCCAAATTGAAAGGGATTCATCAGCAAGTCACAGCTTTCAAGAGTCATCTTCTCCAAACATGTCAAAATCGCCGTCACTTCAGAAAACACATGGCTTTCTCACGTTCCGAAATTCAGATGCCAATCATAACTCACATGAATCACCAAATATTCAAAGCCCCCCTTCAGAGCAAATGGCAGAAGCCAGACTTCCAATGGTTGCTTCTGAGAGAGCTCCATCCATCAAAAGGCAGGACAGTTTTGAAATGAAATTGCCTGATCTTCCCAAAATTGATGTCCCGCTGCACCGGCAGTCTTCAAATACGTCAGACCCAGAATCACCAATATCACCATTATTGACTTCTGATCCCAAAAATGAGCGGTCCCACTCGAAGACTTTCAGTCGCCCTCTTGATATCTTCGATAGTTTCCATGCTGAGGATTCCAAGAAGCCGCAAACGAAAGCACCATCTTTTTGGAGGCTTGCAGAGCTTAGTCTTGCAGAATATTTTTATGCTCTGTTAGGAAGTGCTGGCGCTGCTTGCTTTGGTTCATTTAATCCTCTTCTTGCTTATACGATATCTCTAATAGTAGTGGCGTACTACAAAATAGGTGTCCGTGATGTACATGATGAAGTGAATAAGTACTGCTCATTCATTGTTGGCATGGGTATAATCACTGTACTAGCTAACTTCTTGCAGCACTTCTATTTTGGTATAATGGGAGAGAAAATGACTGAGCGTGTAAGAAGGATGATGTTTTCAG CAATTCTGCGCAATGAAGTTGGCTGGTTTGATGATGAAGACAATAGTGCAGACATATTATCAATGAGACTTGCAAATGATGCAACATTTGTTCGCGCTGCTTTCAGCAACAGGCTTTCTATATTCATTCAGGACACATCAGCCATTTTTGTTGCACTTCTTCTTGGTATGTTACTACAATGGCGTGTTGCTCTTGTTGCACTGGCAACTTTGCCCATCCTTATCATTTCTGCGGTTGCACAG AAAATGTGGCTTTCTGGCTTTTCCAGGGGAATCCAGGAGATGCACAGGAAAGCTTCTTTGGTTCTTGAAGATGCTGTGAGGAATATCTATACTGTGGTGGCATTCTGTGCTGGTAACAAAATAATGGAACTTTATAGATTGCAGCTTGGAGATATTCTGACGAAAAGCTTTATTCATGGAATGGGCATTGGTTTTGCCTTTGGCTTCTCTCAGTTCCTTCTTTTCGCATGCAATGCACTTCTGTTGTGGTATACAGCCGCTGCTGTGAAGGATGGACATCTTAGTTTGGTAACTGCTCTCAAAGAATATATTGTCTTCTCTTTTGCAACTTTTGCACTGGTGGAACCATTTGGCCTTGCCCCTTATATTCTGAAACGCCGGAAATCCCTGACCTCAGTATTTGAGATTATTGATCGTGTACCCAAGATTGATCCAGATGATGCCAGTGGCCTGAAACCCCCTAACGTGTATGGGAGCATTGAGTTCAGGAATGTTGATTTCTGCTATCCTACGCGCCCTGAGATGACAGTTTTGAGTAATTTTAGCCTCAGAGTCAATGGAGGACAAACTGTTGCCGTGGTAGGTGTATCAGGGTCTGGGAAGAGCACGATAGTTTCTTTGATCGAGAGGTTCTATGATCCAACTGCTGGGCAAGTTTTGTTGGATGGCCGTGATTTGAAGTTGTTCAACTTGAGATGGCTGCGGAGTCACATGGGGCTGGTTCCTCAGGACCCTGTTATATTTTCGACAACCATAAGAGAAAACATAATATATGCAAGGCACAATGCAACCGAATCTGAGATGAAAGAAGCTGCCAGAATCGCGAATGCCCATCACTTCATTAGCAGCCTGCCTCATGGTTATGACACACATGTGGGAATGCGCGGGGTGGACTTGACTCCTGGGCAGAAGCAGCGGATTGCCATTGCTCGTGTGGTGTTGAAGAATGCACCCATTTTACTGCTTGATGAGGCCAGCTCTGCTATTGAATCTGAGTCGAGTAGAGTGGTCCAGGAAGCCCTTGACACCTTGATCATGGGGAACAAGACAACGGTTCTCATCGCACACAGGGCGGCGATGATGAAACATGTGGATAACATTGTCGTGTTGAATGGTGGTAGGATCGTCGAGCAGGGCTCTCATGATTCACTGGTGCAGTTGAATGGTTTGTATGTGAAGTTGATGCAGCCTCACTTCAGCAAAGGGTTCCGTCAGCGTAGACTAATATAG